The stretch of DNA AAAAATAAAGCTTTTTAATTCCTTAGCATCCCGGTTTTCATTTAAGGGGTTGTGTTCttggattttaagtttgttaagCCCACATGAACTTGGCTTGAGGTGTGGTTCTCTACAGCCCAACTTGTCAAACTCACTCGGGTGCTCATCAACCATGATGTCGTTCAACAAGGGAGACCTCGAAAACGACTGGATTATCgcattaaccatttgaatcaCCTGCTCATCTCAACCATGACATCCTTCAACAAGAGAGACCTCGAAAATGACTGGATTATCGCATTAACCATttgaaattgaacaaaatatcTATAACATATCTCTAACAAGGGTACGAAGTTCATAAAAGTCTTGCCGGGATacgaaataagaaaaaaatattccattgccgggaatcgaacccgggtctccTGGGTGAAAGCCAGATATCCTTACCGCTGGACGACAATGGATTTTTTGTGTAGATGTCCTGAAGTCTTTTAGCATGATCTTTTGCTTAATGTCTAACTCTTCGACATGTCCTTCCCTGTGTGTGTTAGAGTTCTCAGGGCTACCGCGACGTTTCAAGCTGTTCGATTGTGTGgctctttcttcaaaagagtCAATATAAAATGTTAGGTCTttgattggcaacccatccagGGGAGTGTCAATTGCATCGATTCCATCAACGATCTTCCCATGAGTTTATGGTTCATGACCCATTTTTTATACCATTCACCTTCGAGAACTACCATAGTTTTGCATTGTCCATGAGATGCATTGCGGCTAATGTAACTCTCAGGTCGTATGAGAAAGTTTCTGTTTCgtgcttgtttttctttttgtcttgtaACAGTAAGAGcggcttctttctctttctcaagcCACACATCAACATCATTAAACAACTTCGTGCGACCTTCCTCTATTCGTCTCTGTATTTCTAATTTAGTCTCTTCAGAGTTTAgcctttcttcaacattcttctGAATTAGTTCTTCCATCCTCCTAGCTGCATCTTCTTCTAACTTCTTCAACTCTGTTTTAcgcattttcttctcttcttcctctttcttaaGCATCTCTATGGAATGATTCCGATCAGTGGATGCACGACTAGGGCTGGAACTGGACGATTTGGGGAAAGGAGATAACGAGGAAGACCTACTTCTGCGTTGGCGGCTGAGGGAACTTGAACGGCTGCTTCTCCTGGAATTGGTAGTGGAATGATAGGGGGAAGAACTTGGGTCCCTTATGCTTCTCTGACTATGGCGATAGGAATTGGAGCGGTGAGTGTATGACAGAGACCTTGAACCACTTCTCCCCATAAGTTtcaattgagtttgaacggCTGCTACAGG from Cucurbita pepo subsp. pepo cultivar mu-cu-16 unplaced genomic scaffold, ASM280686v2 Cp4.1_scaffold002871, whole genome shotgun sequence encodes:
- the LOC111786809 gene encoding uncharacterized protein At1g10890-like, translated to MGRSGSRSLSYTHRSNSYRHSQRSIRDPSSSPYHSTTNSRRSSRSSSLSRQRRSRSSSLSPFPKSSSSSPSRASTDRNHSIEMLKKEEEEKKMRKTELKKLEEDAARRMEELIQKNVEERLNSEETKLEIQRRIEEGRTKLFNDVDVWLEKEKEAALTVTRQKEKQARNRNFLIRPESYISRNASHGQCKTMVVLE